The window CGATCATCCGAAACTGCGTCAATGACATGACTGCGGTCACCCCCGATGACGCTGCAAACACGATCCGCGCAGTCTCTCACTGTCCCATCTACCTTCCTATGCAACTCGCCTATCTCCGCGATGGACCGCTCACGGACCAGGACATCCGGCGGGTCACCGCGCCGACATCGTTGATACTGTACGAGTTCGACACCTTCCTCACCCGGAACAAATGCATGCAGCGACTGATCAATCAATTGCCCGGTCACGTCGAAGAGGTCACCCTCTCGGGCGTCGGCCACATTCCGATGCTCGAGAATCCCGAAATCGTTGCCGATGCCCTCCGCACCCACCTTGTCGGGGTGGCCGATCGACAACCTGGGCAAGCCCTCTGATTCGTCAACAATTCTAATCTCGAGCGGCAACGAGCCATCGGTGAGGCAGCGTCGAAAGTTGATCGAAATGGCCATCCTCTTCCTGAAAGCGTTGCAGAAGAAAATCTTTGGGTCGAGTGACACAAACACCGACGACAAGACCGTGAGTGTCCATCCATGCGATGAAGGTGAACAACGCTCGGACATTGACGGGACTCGTGAGTGCCTCCGCAAATGACGTATGCGCGCATATTTTTTGCAGATATCGAAGAGAACGCACAATCAACCAATCTGCACGACGTTGGTCTCGAATGCCTCAACATGCTGGAAGCTGTCGTTGGCCGCGAAGTACTCCCGCAGCCAAGCATCGGCAGCGAGACGGAGGTGTGCACTCGGCGTCAGATATTTCTGACGTCACTCGATAGTTGAACACTTCATCACCGCATGATCAATCCGAGTGCGCTGGCCACTCGCGGGCACGCCGCCGACCAGCTCCCTGT of the Rhodococcus sp. OK302 genome contains:
- a CDS encoding alpha/beta fold hydrolase, with amino-acid sequence MGFELERRGRARSLAAINPSGGWKRFSYNEFRLGLIFVAQFPLAAAARVFGDRVATREIFQRPIIRNCVNDMTAVTPDDAANTIRAVSHCPIYLPMQLAYLRDGPLTDQDIRRVTAPTSLILYEFDTFLTRNKCMQRLINQLPGHVEEVTLSGVGHIPMLENPEIVADALRTHLVGVADRQPGQAL